A segment of the Xenopus tropicalis strain Nigerian chromosome 6, UCB_Xtro_10.0, whole genome shotgun sequence genome:
taacctggccgatcgacatctggccaatttcaggcccctcggttctgcccctgcacaggccgataagctgccgaatcggcagctataatcggcccatgtatggggacctttagagtagcttggatgatttctttaaCAAGCACAATACCCAAGGCTATcatgatcttaagatctacaatTATTTTTATACGGGtataggtatacaggtatgggacctgttatccagaatgctcaggacctcgggttttctgggtaaggggtctttccatagtttagGTTTGTAATTTTACTCTTTCTATAtctcaaaatatatatttcaaatttttcagtaaaaaataataaaataaccacAAAACATGTTGACTAACAGATTCCTACTCATCTGTATAACAACACACATATATGGCCAAATTATAGCAGTCCTAGAATATTATTCTTTgactgaaaaaataaaatcacttgaGAGAGGTTGCACATTACATGATGGTTGGCTGTTGATCCTGTAGAAGTGTGCTTTCCACTTGATTAACTgataaatatcattaaaaaaaaactcaactcaAAAATATCAGATTATAGATCATAAATAATATTGTTTTAGTTGTAAACGTTTAATATATCATTTGCGATTTTTAGCGGCTGTAGCTTGTGTTGGTGATAATAGTCTATTTGTATAGTATGTACAGTTTGCATATTTAAATTGTACACTGTTTTGAAGATACACTGCACAGTACAGTCTTGGTACATTCAATGCTTCTTTTGCTTTTATTAATGCAGAAGAACTACACTGGCCTGAGGAGGAACTTACCAGAAAATCCATTCTTAATATTGACAATAAACAGTGCCCAGACATGGAGAAGGCAGTGGTTGAAGTATCAGCCAGTATCCTTAGAGACACATTTACAACAGGAACCAGCAGTTATAATGTTCTCCTTCAAACAAAGGAGGAAAAGAAACCACACCATCAAAAGCAGTCCTCACAAAGTGtaaacaaaaagcacaaaaaggCAAGCAAACCTACAATGCACACCAAGGAACGCCAAAAAAATAGAACCAATGTTCTACACAGTGATTGTTTATTTATCAGACAGAAATTACCTGGTTGTGTCTCCAgtaataaacccaacagtatgAAAATGTCACAAAGCATATGTGTTAGAGGAAGCCACGTAGGTCTCCTGCACAGGCCTAAActcagagcacagagacaacaCTGCTTTTCAGTTCTGAACCAAGAAAAAGAGTTTACTCCTCTGCCAAAAGTTCAAACAAGTAATGGCATCTCAGGgaagaaatgttgtatattaaaTGCCATAAAACCTTCAAATGTGGAGAGAGAGAAGATTCAATTTTTCAAGTCAGAATTTACTTACAACCCTCAGTTTGAATATGCCAACCCCGCCCAACCAACTGTCCTAGACAGATATAACAATGCATCTGACAGATTTCTTAAACAGGTATGgatttacaattattttattccatttatataGAGGGAGCAGTTACACATGGATTAACTTCTTAACAAATAGTTTAGCCTTTAGATTTGGACTGCTGGACTTGATTGCAAGGGTCTCCTACCTATTCTAAACCATTCTTTTGGCTTTTGCCAAATCAATGCAGTGATCTTTTTGTGAGCAAGCACCCACTGTATTATTGTCATCCTTGCCTCCCACTGTGGAAaaataagggcatatttataaaagattGAAATTAGTGCTCACTACGGTCCACCAGATTGAAATTCcacttttttctattattttttggggtatttttagagtactgtttaataaataaactCTTACTTTCTCTCATTGATAAATATATAACTCTAAAAttaggtatgcctgcagcttgagattaacgctttattagcctttccttctcctttaaaactgtttgtgaatataattgcaattgaaagccaTATATGTCTGTACTTTTTGACACTGCTTGTGTCTGCAATGTAGAAGTCTGCTTTCCTGCATCCAAGACTACATTTTCAACAATGCCTTGAGCTTCTTCACAGGCCAATTTACTAGCTATAAAAGTTAGAAATATCATTGCAGGAaagatttaaattatatttaatataactaTAAATAAACCCTTTCAATCTTTAATTttgaatattggaaagttgttaagACTTGGTCTTAGCTCTGGTCAGGTTGCCAATGTCATTTATCatagtatttgtatgtatgtatgtatatactgtatgtatacttttatttatatagatcagtgctgtacagcagaaaaataaattaatacaacaaacagagGGTTGTTACAATTATAGATATAAAATTCACTTgaacaataatgaatacaaaataataaaaagtaaagttgCATGAAAGATTCCAAAAAGCTAAGTAACAAAGAGACAcgaggatgaaggtccctgccctgtagagtttacaatctaaatgggagggtaacttacagagtgctgcaggttacagtgggtgacggtgcaatataagtgccagttcccagttcaggGCTATGAGAGTGCCCCAAAAGGttgtctttgagtttagttctgaaaggACTAAAAGAGGATTCTTTCCCAAGGAATTCAGGGTTGGCATTAAAAATATAAGGCGCAGCAAGGCAGAACATTTTAagatgggaaacagcagtagtagtggggggtgcaattAAGTGGTTGCTCTGAGATGAGTGGAAGAATCAGCCAGGAACATatagagacacaagagaagagatctACTGAGGTGCACAGGAATGAAAGGCTTTGAAGGTTGTGAAGAGTTTGTgagttatttttcctttaatgggaAGCCATAAGGACTTCTGAGAGTTAGGCAGGCCAGTTAATATCAGGTTACAATAGTCTAGTCGGGATAGGATAAGAGCATGCATGAGCTTCTGAACTGTTGCAGGTGAAAGAAAGGGATGGGTTTttgcaatattgtgtaagaaaaagtgacaggttttgacagtggtgttaatattgtcagagaaggagagagaggagtcaaagatccccccaaacaatgtgccaAGTTGACAGGGTTTttgagtgtgtggggggggtaggaccaggtttaggtggAAAGATTATCAGTTCAGTTtctgttaggttcagtttgaggtggcattggttaaTCCAACTGGAgattgctaggaggcagttagagatttgagtctcagttttaACTGCTAATAAAGGGGTGAAAAAGTATGTGTGGGTCTcttcagcatacagatgatatttaaagccaaataagCAGATGAGCTCTCACAAAGACAGAGTGTATTTGCAGTTATTCATTATTTGTATTTGATAAATAGGTTTGTTGCTGGGAGTCCAGTGTTTAAATAAGTTCCTTATGAACCCAACTAGAAAAAGTGAACACAGTTCTACCACTTGATGTTATCAATCATATATAATGCACATTGTTGCTAGTGGTTGAACGTTTTTAAATGCACTTCAATATTTAGTACACAGCAGGCAGTATTGGATTCTTGTTAAATGGGGCCTTGAGCTTAACATATTTTGGGCAAGAAATAGTACTAACCCCTCAATTtgtggaaaatgtattttaacgGATTAACTCTGAATTTGAGTGCTAGCATCCCCCCCATCCTTTTGACTGTACAAATAATGGCTGTATATTGTTTGTAggagctggtcaactccagagtGTAGGTTAAAATAAGCACTGAAAAAAGTAGCAGCTGATCAGCTCTAGAGACAAGCACTCACAATTTCATTTATCTTTGTTTTATGGGCTTTATCTATTTGTTCTTTTTGTGTGCAGGCCATCAATATTATGCTGAGGGCACTAAATAAATATGGAAGTTATGAGAAGTTTGAACAAGCCACTGGGGGAAGTCTGCTCTCAAAAAACCAGATACGGTACCAAGTGCGTAAATACATGGAAAGAGAAGGTTGCCTGGGTGAGGTAGGTTTTCAGGGGAAGCTTTGCCTTAAAATTAATAACTAGAATATTTGTACAGGTAACGTTTATTACAGATTTGTGatggttttattacatttaatagGAACCAAAAATGGTTATACATATAGTTTCAAAATTAGGTTAAAAtaggttttatatttattttgaccATATCATGGAAACCTCTTTGAAGTCTGATAGGGATGGGAATAACACTTTGACATTCTATTTCAGATTGTCGTTCACCTGACTGAAGATCTCCTTTCACGTGCAGCTATGACAGTGGTAAATGGTTGTCCAACATTAACCATCAATGTCTCCACAGCTCGTGAGCAGTGGCTGGAAGGGATGCTTAGACATGAAATAGGTATTTACCTTGTTCCGTGTCATTTATACACTAGACTTTGAGAACAGCCCAATACTAGTGTATTGGTTAAATGTGTTGTTTCCCATGCTTCAGACCATGATTAATTGTGGGATTAATAAAATACACATCAAGTATCCTGTAAATAAACTGTATTACATTGTAATTGCAGGTGAGCTTGGTAGGCTTTAAGGAACACACTTTTTGTTTCAGTGGTGAATTTAGCATATGTGAACCAAATTTCTTAGTGAATCtgcaaacatgttttattttaactTATTGTCTAGAATAGGTTGCCTACTGCCCTACACACAAATCCAGCGAGGAGTCAGTCTAAGGAGCATTCTTGTGTGAGTTGCAGGTGCGTTTATCTTTTGCAATGAGTTATAGCACCTAACTTAACAGCTTGTGGCACTGAGTGGTGCTAGGAGTGGAGATGGGGAAGCAAAGGCAAAAATGGGTACATAGATTTACAGAATTGTGATTTATggagtcttaaggtccccatacacgggcagatccacttgcttggcgatgttgccaagcgagcgcatcttctcccaatatccccacctacgggtggccgatatcgggagaacccaggataatttttttgtttggtcctggggccaaatgatcaaattataatgacgtgcataggaaaagtcggtccggggaccgcatcatcgAGCCAAtgtagtccccgatccgactagattttctatcctgcccgatcaagatctggccgatttcaggccagatatcggtcgggcaggcccatcgggagtgcccatacaggggccgattagctgccaaatcggtccgagggaccaatattggcagctactaccggcccgtgtatggggacctttagatcacCCCATGGGTCAGTTATATGGGTGGAATATCATGCCTGACTTTAGATTCAGCTTACACCCTGGTGTAAACTAAGGCCCAATAAAAAATATTCTATGACAGAATAGAGTAGCCTCTTTGCCATTTGTTAAAATATCCAGAATGTGTAGTTTATAGGAGTGTATTTTGACTAGGGCTAGTGTTCATAATGTGATGGAATTGGGTGGATAGATTATTAGGGATCTAGGGCAAATGCTTAGTAACAATTACAAAACAAGATGAAGATTGGATTTCCTCAAGGGATGTGACCTATGCCATGAGTTATGCTAGGGAGGGAGCTTAGGCGTGTTACTGCCTAAGTGGGTGAGAAAGTATTCTCTCCCGATGTAATTCACTGATGGTGTGTGATACAATTAAAAGTTGAATCTGACGGATTAGGTTTTTAGAGAACTAGTTTTTGTTAGCCTCATTGTCTACAGTAGAATTTCATGATAACGGTGAGGCTGAGGATTGGATGGCTAGAAGGTTGAAGGAGATTTTAAGGGAGACACAAGGAGAGTAAGTAGTGAGAAATGTTGGTTTATATAGTTTACAGAGGGGCCTGTACATTGGGGAAAACATAAGCAGAGGGTGACtcttttgtttggggaggctaaagatgggccatacatagactgacctaaagctaatgtgacacttagtggatttgctactggtgtaaaaaatgaacccccCAACCactgtaaaagtattcatacgtgcacttctgtgaggaggggatctgcaaacatttgtgatcagttagcttaaaggggtagttcacctttaaattcacttttaatataatgtagactgatattctgagacaatttgcaattggtcctattttatttttaatggtttttcagttatttagctttttgttcagcagctctccatttggtatttcagacAGAGTAATATGCATGGACATGCCTTGACAacattataatttaaaaattttACAATTTTGTTATGCAGGTACACATTATTTTCGGGGAATGAACAATAACCTACAGCCATGGAATAACAGCAATGGGCGTAAAAAGCATGGCCTAAAGCCAGTCAACCCAACAGAAGAAGGCCTTGCAAGTATCCATAGTGTCTTGTTCCGCAAAGATCCTTTTTTGTGGAGAGCCGCGCTTCTCTATTATACTGTCTACAAAGCAAGTTGTATGTCTTTTGTTGAACTCTTTAAAGATGTGGGACAGTTTGTCAAGGACCCAAACACAAGGTGGGATTATTGTGTTCGAGCAAAGAGAGGCTTGACTGATACATCACTGCCAGGTAAatgaaaaaactttatttatgATGATTTATTGATTACCTATCCAGGCCTACAAGGTGCCACCATGTAattagtgtaactcagtgatccccaaccagtggcttgtgagtaacatgttgctcaccaacccccttggatgttgctctcagtgcgcccaaagtagttatttttgaatttctgacttgggggcaagttttggttgaataaaaacaagatttactaccaaataaagtcttCTGTAAGcagacagtgtgcatagaggctacctaatagccaatcttagtccttattttagaccccatgaacttttatgatgcttgtgttgctctcctagtctttttacatttgactgtggctcaccagtaaaaaaaggttggggatccctggtgtagcaGTTAACTGATTTGTATTGCCTTCACAGAATTATTTGTAGGTACAAATGGCATCCCATGGCAGGCAGCAGAGAAAATTCTCAACACTTACATTACCTatttaaaaactcaaatatattttccagaatgcttgggacctgtggttttctggataaggggtcttttcataacttggatctctataccttaaaggggacctgtcacccagaaataaaaagctgtataataagaatccttttcaaattatacatgaaacacaaattcatttttatattaacacgtccatacccattataaaagcatttaaagatCTCCGCCTTCAtgccttagggctctgacacacggggagattagtcgcccgcgactttccatttagcactttctATATGTCACTACAATTCTTATCTtatttttcccctccctcctcaccatctaattgtgtaaccagtgcatgagtATAGGCAGATGCCTATACTATCTCTGTTCtatcacatacacaagattttggcatgatacaaagcttgccttgataacagtgtccacaaattgcacctgcctgtttgctgtgattgtgtaattccaggactgtaattctgaactttctgcataatgggtttctgattaacagatcccatacctgtagttagaaTACTGCAAATCCTTGAAAGCAACTTTATCAGTAGCTGATGTATTGCCAATTTACTATTTGCAAAGCATAACAGCcatatttatttgtcttttttgtaTTTCTAGGTTGCTTCAATAAAGATCAGGTTTATCTAGATGGCATTCTTCAACTTCTGAGGCACAGAGAAACCATAGATTTCTGCTTATTAACCTCCATGGGAAAGGtacatatttatctttttttttatttacaatgttttCTGCATATGttaaatgttaatgtttttttggCTTTCATAACCACCTTATAATGTACACGTGAATATGGTGGCAGCTTTGGAAATATTGCAAGGCTGGccttatacaaataaaaaaaaaaatctaaaaacttgTGTGGAATACAAGAAATAAAACTTCCTGGTTACTTACATATTTGTCTTGCCTGAGTCTGACTTATAATATATGTTACTTAAAGGTTTCCTATGAAGATGTAAATCATCTTAAAGACTTTGCAGTATTGGAAAATGTACGGATTCCTCAGTTCCTCCACGACAAAGATCGATACATGAGATATTTGGAGAAGATCATGCAAGTGAATGCGCTGAGTGATGCAGAACTAGCAGTGATCAGTGACTGAGCATCAGATGAGGGCCATCTTTGAAAACTGGAGAACAATCGTGCAATAAGAAGTTTTGTTTTTAATGTCAACTAAAAACTATTAAAGCAAATTGCAACatgtaattctaattctgtaacatTTGTATTCATTGTAACTTGATGCATATACGATACCTTACAAAACATTTCAGATggttataggagaaggaaaggctaagtcacttggtggtgccaaaatgttaggcgcccccaagtgactttaatcgcttacctttaaccccgggctggtgcccctgttaggagagaacagcaccagcccggggtacctgtagcgagcgcttccttcttccgtgtttcTCCTGCCGCGGAATCCCTGGGTcggcgcatgcacattagagtgaaaagccaactttgttgTTTTAGATCggtttttcactctaatgtgcaagCGCACGCGGAAGGAGGAGGCCCTCACTGCTATCCCGGGCTGGTTCTGTTTTCTTCAGGGGCACCAACCCGAGCAggcaggtaagcgattaaagtcactggggggtgtctaacattttggcacccccaagtgactagggctttccttctcctttaaccacatAAGGCATTTATTGGGGTGGAGGCAAAGCCTTTATTTAAAAGCAACCTGTTTTTTTAAGAATAAGACTGTATACAAtacctaaggggcccattcactaacatttacattttgttcattttcacaaatcatatttttagcgctaaaattcTAGGCTTATACTATTAATTTTAAAccatttattaagcataaaaaccacGTCTAagagctgttgaggtcatgtagaagtcaatgagagctgtcctaggcaaatcgtaacaatctttatttaatttgtggtctTAGAGGTTTTGATGCACATGAAAATTCTTGCGAAAACTATTTTGAGGTTTTAGTATTCTAATTTACATTcttttccctgtttttttttgtttgtgctttttatttaagGCTGTTTTAACAAATTACTTGCCATTTGTGGTTTAAGTGAAAATATTCATAAtcattttttcaaagttttgaaAAACCACTAAATTCCgtatgttgataaatgggcctccaagtATTAAGATAATGATTTGTAGGATATACAATGTTTGCCAAACCCCAGCTAGTGAGAACACTAATAAGTGATACAAGAATGGGAACCTTTATCTGAATCCCATTttccagaaatctcagaattacaggaaggccatctcccatagactccattttaattagataattaaatttttttataaatgatttcctttttatctgtaataaggaaacagtaccttatacttgatcccaactaagatataattaccccttattggaggcaaaacaatcctattgggtttatttaatgttgaaaagaaaatgtattggaTTTTAGGGAGATATTTCCAGTGGCTGTATAGTAAATATCAAGGGGCTCTGGTGGCTGCACAATCTTTTTTAAGATACCATAGTCAACTGTTttattgtaaaatgaaaataaaaataatttgtgttaTTTGTGTTACATCACTAAGAGGGATTGCTGAAGCTGAGGTTTACTGTTTTTCTACTTAAGCGTTGCATGGCTAATTGCCCAGTGGCCCATCCTGGACATAGGTGTCTCCACAACATGTTCTGTTTTACATTTTCACATAGTGTCCaagatttttaattatataaataaatggtatgtTTTAACTATTTTCTTGTCACCATAAGCAGAGTTTATGCCACATTCATTCTTTGAGGTGTCAGAGTTGTGGCATAGCCTACACTACAAAGATTTACTTGCTTTAGTAGCTATTTAGTGACACTGCTAGAGTTACACTGTTTATTATCCACAAAACCCCCAAATCATTTTCAATTAAGGATGCACCCAGCACATTACCATTTAGTATACAACTTTTATTTACGTTATGTTACTTGTATTGTTGAGCTTCATTTGGTAGTTTGCTGGCCAAATTTAGGTTAAAAGACTCATGTCTATGGTGTTAAATGATTTGGTCTAAATGACCATATCACTAGTTGatcagagaaaggaaaaaaaaaaaaaaacaccatcaaAAGCCTCTCAAATGTGCCTCAGAGGGTGGAAGAAGCCCTTTGTTACCCTGTGATGAAAATCAGACCAGTACCTGGATCAGCTTTGTACTAAATGCTAATTTCagtaattttgtattttagtagacttaggggcacatttactaacccacgaacgggccgaatgcgtccgattgcgtttttttcgtaatgatcggtaattttgcggtttttttcggcgtctttacaatttttgcgtaaaaacgcgagtttttcggcgtctttacgatttttgcgtaaaaacgtgagtttttcgtagccattacgaaagttgcgcaaagtcgcgattttttcgtagcgttaaaacttgcgcaaaacgtcgcgccttttaagttttaacgctacgaaaaaggcgcgactttgcgcgcaagtgttaacgctatgaaaaaatcgcgactttgcgcaactttcgtaatggctacgaaaaactcgcgtttttacgcaaaaatcgtaaagacgccgaaaaactcgcaaaaaatacgaaaaagtcgcaaaatgttcgtttccaatcggaatttttccaattcggattcgaaatcgtgtcttagtaaatcagccccctagggtatGAACATTATAA
Coding sequences within it:
- the kiaa0895 gene encoding uncharacterized protein KIAA0895 homolog (The RefSeq protein has 1 substitution compared to this genomic sequence) — protein: MLESICVTEELHWPEEELTRKSILNIDNKQCPDMEKAVVEVSASILRDTFTTGTSSYNVLLQTKEEKKPHHQKQSSQSVNKKHKKASKPTMHTKERQKNRTNVLHSDCLFIRQKLPGCVSSNKPNSMKMSQSICVRGSHVGLLHRPKLRAQRQHCFSVLNQEKEFTPLPKVQTSNGISGKKCCILNAIKPSNVEREKVQFFKSEFTYNPQFEYANPAQPTVLDRYNNASDRFLKQAINIMLRALNKYGSYEKFEQATGGSLLSKNQIRYQVRKYMEREGCLGEIVVHLTEDLLSRAAMTVVNGCPTLTINVSTAREQWLEGMLRHEIGTHYFRGMNNNLQPWNNSNGRKKHGLKPVNPTEEGLASIHSVLFRKDPFLWRAALLYYTVYKASCMSFVELFKDVGQFVKDPNTRWDYCVRAKRGLTDTSLPGK